The Melospiza melodia melodia isolate bMelMel2 chromosome 7, bMelMel2.pri, whole genome shotgun sequence genome has a segment encoding these proteins:
- the LOC134420648 gene encoding cilia- and flagella-associated protein 251-like: MPEPAPLGGDRRAAEKKQRVEKVGAKGSAAGPPVPRSLPVPSKAEPPSLDPAEEPLLWEGLTLNKCILVASVVALLSVTFQVLQAPCSKEGLARGHQEPPPPPVPEVVSPKVEVPEAVTAQPAPPPESSAVEEDDDDDDGDEDDDSEADSNLGEPWIFKKWFGRATPEDEDKDGDKDEDKDEDEDKDEDEDKDEEPADVPEVPMAVMEGKKSQEKQEKKVEEEEEEKEEKEEEKEESEEEEDEEEEEKEDKKKEEKKEKAREGRAVHAERSSRREPRAKDRDRPGRAPRAPREPEQQPQRKRDRERRERKEKRRERDEPRREGWRGRPGRAEGGRESPRRDWKQQKGRRPWEPGRDGRAREGKRRD; this comes from the exons ATGCCCGAGCCAGCCCCGCTCGGCGGGGACAGGAGAGCGGCGGAGAAGAAGCAGCGGGTGGAGAAGGTGGGAGCCAAGGGCAGCGCTGCCGGGCCACCAG TCCCCAGGAGCCTCCCCGTGCCCAGCAAGGCGGAGCCGCCCAGCCTGGACCCCGCGGAGGAGCCGCTGCTCTGGGAAGGGCTCACCCTCAACAAGTGCATCCTGGTGGCCTCTGTGGTGGCCCTGCTGAGCGTCACCTTCCAGGTGCTGCAAG CTCCATGCTCCAAGGAGGGACTCGCCCGTGGCCACCAGGAGCCTCCACCTCCTCCCGTTCCCG agGTTGTGAGCCCCAAGGTGGAGGTGCCAGAGGCGGTGACTGCCCAGCCTGCGCCGCCACCCGAGAGCAGCGCGgtggaggaggatgatgatgatgatgatggtgacgaAGATGATGACAGCGAAGCTGACAGCAACCTG ggagaACCCTGGATCTTCAAAAAATGGTTTGGCCGTGCAACACCAGAGGATGAGGATAAGGACGGGGACAAGGATGAAGacaaggatgaggatgaggacaaggatgaggatgaggacaaGGATGAAGAACCTGCAGATGTCCCCGAGGTGCCAATGGCTGTGATGGAGGGGAAGAAGAGCCAGGAGAAGCAGGAGAAAaaggtggaggaggaagaggaagaaaaggaggagaaggaggaagaaaaagaagagagtgaggaggaggaagatgaggaggaagaggagaaggaggacaagaagaaggaggagaagaaggaaaaagccCGGGAAGGCCGAGCTGTCCATGCGGAGCGGAGCAGCCGGAGGGAGCCACGggccaaggacagggacagacccGGCCGGGCCCCCCGGGCCCCCAGGGAACCCGAGCAGCAGCCGCAGAGGAAACGGGAccgggagaggagggagaggaaggagaagcGGCGGGAGCGGGATGAGCCCAGGAGGGAGGGGTGGAGGGGCCGGCCCGGCAGGGCTGAGGGCGGCCGGGAGAGCCCCAGGCGGGACTGGAAGCAGCAGAAGGGCAGGAGGCCCTGGGAGCCGGGCAGGGacggcagggccagggagggcaaAAGGCGCGACTGA